CTCGGCGGTCGTCGCGACCTTCACGAGCGCGAGGTCGCGGAAGACCGACGGCTGGCTCGTGATGGTGTCGACCCGCAGCACGTTCACGAGCTTGTAGAGGTTCGCCTCGAGCCGCCGCGCGCCGTAGTCGTCGGTGTCGACCACGATGGTCATGCGCGAGACGCCCGGCGACTCGGCCCGTCCGACGGTCAGCGACTCGATGTTGAAGGCACGCCGGCGGAAGACCTCGGCGACCCGCGTCAGCACGCCCGGCCGGTCTTCCACGCGCACGACGAAGGTGGTGATCATCGGTCGGCTCCTGTCTCGGCGATGGGGCTCGGGCGCCGGATCATGTCGTGCAGGTCTCGGCCCGCGGGCACCATCGGGTAGACCGAGTCCTCCTGCTCGACGCGGAAGTCGATGACGACCGTGCCCTGGTGCTGCCGGGCGGCGGCGACGGCCGGCACGACCTGCGCGCGCTCGGTCACCTGCATCGCGGCGAGGCCGAACGCTTCGGCCAGCCTCGCGAAGTCGGGGTTGACGAGCGGTGTCGCGGCGTAGCGGCGCTCGTAGAAGAACTCCTGCCACTGCCGGACCATGCCGAGGTAGCCGTTGTTGACGATGGCGACGTTGAGGTCGATCTGCTCCTGCGCGATGGTCGCCAGTTCGCACATCGTCATCTGGAAGCCGCCGTCGCCGACGACGACCCACACCTCCGCGTCCGGCCGGGCCACCTTGGCGCCGATGGCCGCGGGCAGCGCGAAGCCCATCGTGCCGAGGCCGCCCGACGTGATGAGCGTGCGCGGCGCGTCGTGATGGTAGTACTGCGCCTCCCACATCTGGTGCTGGCCGACGTCGGTGACGACGATCGCGTTGCCGCCGGTTTCGCGCCAGAGGTCGTGGATGACGTGGGCGGCATAGAGGTGCCCGCTGTCGGGCAGGTTGCGGATGTCGCGTACCGACGCGTCGCCCTTCAGCCCGTTGATGTACGCAATCCACTCCGTTCGCTCGCACTTCTCCACGTGCGGCAGGAGGTCGTGCGTCAGCACGTGCCGGAGGTCGCCGGCGAGCGCCACGTCGACCTTCACCGTCTTGTTGAACTCCGCCGGGTCGATGTCGACGTGGATCTTCTTCGCGTTCGGCGCGTAGGTTCGCACGTTGCCCGTGACCCGGTCGTCGAACCGCATGCCGAAGGCGAGCAGCAGGTCGGCTTCCTGGATCGCCTGGTTGACCCACGACTCGCCGTGCATGCCCATCATGCCGAGGTTGAGCGGGTGCGAGGCGGGGAACGCGCCGATGCCGAGCAGCGTCATCGCCACCGGCACGTCGGCCCGCTCGGCGAACTCGCGGACCTCGGCCATCGCGTTCGACACCAGGATCCCGTGGCCGGCGAGGATGAGGGGCCGCCGCGCCGTGTGAATCAGGTCGATCGCGTGCTGGATCTCGCGCGGATGCGGCTTGAGGTCGGGCCGATAGCCCGGCATCGGCCGGTGCTCGGTCCACTCGAACTCGCACGCGCTCTGCTGCGCGTCCTTCGTGATGTCCACCAGCACCGGACCCGGACGGCCCGAACGCGCGATGTAGAACGCCTCGCGGATGGTCGCCGCCAGCTCGTCGGCGCGCGTGACCAGGAAGTTGTGCTTCGTGATCGGCAGGGTGATGCCGGTGATGTCGGTCTCCTGGAACGCGTCGAGTCCGATCAGCTTGCTGCCGACCTGCCCGGTGATGCAGACGATCGGCGACGAATCGAGCATGGCGGTCGCGATGCCCGTCACCATGTTCGTCGCGCCGGGGCCCGACGTCGCGATGGCGACGCCGACTCGGCCGCTCGCCCGCGCGTACCCGTCGGCCATGTGGGTGGCGCCCTGCTCGTGGCGCACGAGGATGTGGCGGACGGGGTAGTCGAGCATGGCGTCGTACGACGGCAGGATCGCGCCGCCCGGGTAGCCGAAGACGACGTCGACGCCTTCGCGGACCAGGCTCTCCCACAGGATCTGCGCACCGGTGAGCTTCATGGAGCGGCTTCCTTCCTCTTCCGTGGTCTGTCGCGGCCGGTCGTCACCCCGTCACCGCGCCTTGGGCGGCCGACGACACGAGCCGGGCGTACTTCGCGAGCACGCCCGAGGGGTACCGGGGGGGCGGCGGCTGCCAGGCGGCGAGCCGCGCCGCGATCTCCTCGCCGCCGACCTCGATGTCGAGGCGCCGGCGCTCGAGATCGAACACGATCACGTCGCCGTCGCGCACGGCCGCAATGGGCCCGCCCTCCGCGGCCTCCGGCGACACGTGCCCGGCCATCAGGCCGCGCGTCGCCCCCGAGAAGCGGCCGTCGGTGACGAGCGCGACCGAGTCGACGAGGCCCGCGCCAGCGAGCGCGGCCGTGACGCCCAGCATCTCGCGCATGCCAGGGCCGCCGCGCGGTCCCTCCTGCCGGATGACGACGACGTCGCCCGCGGCAATCGCACCGGCGCGCACGGCGGCGAACGCGGCTTCTTCGCCGTCGAACACGCGGGCCGGCCCACGGTGGCGCTCCTGGCTGAACCCAGCGGGCTTGACGACGCACCCCTCGGGCGCGAGGCTGCCCTTGAGGACGAGCAGGCCGCCGGTCGGCTTGAGCGGGCGGTCGGCGGGGCGGACGACCTCCTGGCCCGGCGTCTCGACGGCCGCCGCCGCTTCCTCGCCCAGCGTGCGGCCGCTCACCGTCATCGCCCCGCCCCGGAGCAGGCCGAGCTCGGCGAGCCGTTTCGCGATGAGGGCGATGCCACCCGCGCGGTAGAGATCGACGGCAACGAAGCGGCCTCCGGGCTTCAGGTCGGCGATGAGCGGCACGCGGTCGCTCACGGGGTTGAAGTCGTCGATGGTGAGCGGCACACCCGCCTCGCGGGCGATCGCGAGCAGGTGCAGCACCGCGTTGGTCGAGCCGCCGCTCGCCACGACGCCGGCGATCGCGTTCTCGAAGGCATCGCGCGTCAGCAGGTCGCGGGGACGGAGACCCCGGCGGAGCAGCGCCATCACCTGGCGCCCCGCCTCGCGGGCGGCGGCATCCTTCGCGTCGGCCGTCGCCGGCACGCTCGCGCTGTCCATCGGCGTGATGCCGAGGAACTCGCACGCCGTCGCCATCGTGTTCGCCGTGAACTGGCCGCCGCAGGCGCCGGCGCCCGGGCACGCGTGGTTCTCGAGCTCGGCGAAGTCGGCATCGCTCAGCCGCCCGGCCGCGTGCGCGCCCACGGCCTCGAACACGTCCTGCACGGTGACGGGTTGACCGTGGAACACGCCCGCGTCGATCGAACCGCCGTAGAAGGCCAGGCCCGGCACGTTCAGGCGGGCGAGGGCC
The Acidobacteriota bacterium DNA segment above includes these coding regions:
- the ilvB gene encoding biosynthetic-type acetolactate synthase large subunit, with the protein product MKLTGAQILWESLVREGVDVVFGYPGGAILPSYDAMLDYPVRHILVRHEQGATHMADGYARASGRVGVAIATSGPGATNMVTGIATAMLDSSPIVCITGQVGSKLIGLDAFQETDITGITLPITKHNFLVTRADELAATIREAFYIARSGRPGPVLVDITKDAQQSACEFEWTEHRPMPGYRPDLKPHPREIQHAIDLIHTARRPLILAGHGILVSNAMAEVREFAERADVPVAMTLLGIGAFPASHPLNLGMMGMHGESWVNQAIQEADLLLAFGMRFDDRVTGNVRTYAPNAKKIHVDIDPAEFNKTVKVDVALAGDLRHVLTHDLLPHVEKCERTEWIAYINGLKGDASVRDIRNLPDSGHLYAAHVIHDLWRETGGNAIVVTDVGQHQMWEAQYYHHDAPRTLITSGGLGTMGFALPAAIGAKVARPDAEVWVVVGDGGFQMTMCELATIAQEQIDLNVAIVNNGYLGMVRQWQEFFYERRYAATPLVNPDFARLAEAFGLAAMQVTERAQVVPAVAAARQHQGTVVIDFRVEQEDSVYPMVPAGRDLHDMIRRPSPIAETGADR
- the ilvN gene encoding acetolactate synthase small subunit — encoded protein: MITTFVVRVEDRPGVLTRVAEVFRRRAFNIESLTVGRAESPGVSRMTIVVDTDDYGARRLEANLYKLVNVLRVDTITSQPSVFRDLALVKVATTAETRAQVMQLVEVFRARVVDVAPTSLVIEITGTEDKIDSLVEVLRPYGVLEMARTGRLAMMRGSAPTTVQTTVADVDLEVPDESNVSYSV
- the ilvD gene encoding dihydroxy-acid dehydratase — its product is MSEPLKHRSAALTEGPSRAPARAMLKAVGFTDEDLRRPLVGIANTWIEIGPCNFHLRHLAEQVKAGVREAGGTPMEFNTIAVSDGITMGAEGMRASLVSREVIADSIELVAWGHHLDALVVLCGCDKTIPGAVMALARLNVPGLAFYGGSIDAGVFHGQPVTVQDVFEAVGAHAAGRLSDADFAELENHACPGAGACGGQFTANTMATACEFLGITPMDSASVPATADAKDAAAREAGRQVMALLRRGLRPRDLLTRDAFENAIAGVVASGGSTNAVLHLLAIAREAGVPLTIDDFNPVSDRVPLIADLKPGGRFVAVDLYRAGGIALIAKRLAELGLLRGGAMTVSGRTLGEEAAAAVETPGQEVVRPADRPLKPTGGLLVLKGSLAPEGCVVKPAGFSQERHRGPARVFDGEEAAFAAVRAGAIAAGDVVVIRQEGPRGGPGMREMLGVTAALAGAGLVDSVALVTDGRFSGATRGLMAGHVSPEAAEGGPIAAVRDGDVIVFDLERRRLDIEVGGEEIAARLAAWQPPPPRYPSGVLAKYARLVSSAAQGAVTG